In Oncorhynchus gorbuscha isolate QuinsamMale2020 ecotype Even-year linkage group LG03, OgorEven_v1.0, whole genome shotgun sequence, the DNA window AAGGGGGCATTGGGGGCAAGTGTTTAAATTTGATGTAATGGTCTATGCAGTTTGATGATACAGTAGAATATCCATGGTGTATGTGTTGATAAtaatctctttctcttcctccctggtGCCCAGGCCTCCAAGCAACACAGACTGAAGCGCTACCACAGTCAGAGCTATGTCAATGGCTCCAAGTGTGACCTGAACGGGAACCCCAGGGAGACTGAAGTCAGGGTGAGAGCTTATGCGATGGAGTCTTAATATTGCAACAAACATCAGTAAGGACAAcctgtgttttgtattgtatttAATAAATCTTGTAAAACTCCAAACACATTAGATATGACTGGTGTGGCTCCTTGACAATCCATGACTTCTGGCCCCTAATTTGCTCTGGTCTGTGTCGTCCAGTTTGTGTGTGAGGAGGGCTCGGGGGACTACGTGGCCCGTGTGGATGAGCCCCAGTCGTGCCGCTACGTGCTGACGGTCCACACCACCCGCACCTGCCAGCACCCCTTCCTGCGCCCGCCCTACACCGCCAAGCCCCAGGGCATTGTGTGCCAGCCAGCCCTCAGCACCCAGCAGTACATGGACTATGTCAAGGCCCAAGTCTGTGAGTCAACAGGGGCTGGGGGTCTTTGGGAGGGTGCTTGGCCTATACAGTGGTTGCTCAACTAAATGTTTTGTGATTATGCTGTGGgacttagaggtaatttgtggtttaatACGGTACCCTGCATCACTACTTCATTGTTCTAGACCAGCGCAATGGGGAGTTGGAGCACTGATTATCCTTTTGGGTCCCAAGGcgctactgtgtctctaactgacaattaatgggcgacataaaccaaatagaaactgagtcctcacatgtcctcaactggcagcttcattgaaTAGTAGCcacaaaacatcagtctcaacgtcaacagtgaagaggcgactccgggatgctgaccttctaggcagtcATTTCTAAGTCATTTATCcccggcacctacataaagctgagtgactcactcattcaaggctttggatcaaaataagTACCAACATTCATTCTGATAGTCTTTCATAAAGAAATTTTTTGGTTATCCTGACCTAgacaccatgtacagtattataatagcccattatgggctattagcaggacaatataccttTACCAACACCTCTGTATTTTGGTACTTTGTGCATGGCAATTGATCAGCATTAAACTTTGTggatggggcctcccgagtggcgcagcggtctaagacactgcattacTACAGATGCTGCTTTGATACCTGTGCCAGCCgccaccgggagacccatgaggcggcttttggtttctctccctctaaaaacagaaataaaccattctaaataacaaactttatttacaaattagtgagaatgtctcaccccGTGTTTAAGAATGGCCTTTTCTCGCTCACTAGGTTAAATGAAAacaaaatcatctccaaaatatcgttAATTTTTAAACAAAGCGATTTATTATTAATTAGTTTCAAATGATATGAATGCCCattagatattctcacagatcagatttgccctaatgaaaaatgcctcttagatattaatttagaaCCCTCCAATCCTCTTATGCTCTTAGTACTGTAGCCTTCTCCCGACCATCACGTTATACAGGATGGAACGGAAAATATGGCATTACCGGAAACCCTGAGGGTTTAGTTTTTCTTCCAATAGTAACGCCATAATATTCAATTAATTAAGctacatttcttaaaatcaatcccatatactatgttcttacaaaagAGTTGTACAATTCTTTAGTCTTCAATATTGGCAttactatcaaatgcttctcaaagatgccctctggtggtctaactagcattaatggtaaAAATGGCTGACAATCACATAACGTGCTGCAGTATGATGCAActttttaaaggaggaaccactatGTACTGTGATATGGAGCCAGACTAAATATTTTAATTGGTACTTTCCTGATTTTACAAGCCCTAATGAATAATGTAACTTTGCTTCTTGCTCTGTCTTTCATTTTCAGCGGATACGAAACGTAAAGTGGAGCAGATCTCAGAGGAGCTGAAGACTCTTGATGAGATGTTGGCTGGGGACGAGGGGACAGACGAGGACTCAGCGACGCCAACTGATGACCCAGATGTCCTGGGGTCAGACACAAAAGGTACAAATCCCGTTTGCTTAATCAAAGTACTTAATTTATTGGACAGCTTGCTTGCAGGATTTTATAATGAAAGCATCATATTGAGAAATAATCTGTCCTCTTGATTCATTCCTCTTGGACCAGATGCAGTTCTGACCTCCGAAGAGCCCGAGGATTCTGATTTCTGGGAGGGAGTGACGAAGCCAGGGAGTACCACAGCAACTGACACCACTTCAGAGCATCAGGTACAGTCAGTGATCGTCATATCTTTGAACGTATGCCTTAGTCTTTCACAAGCTGGCACCAACAGTGTTTTGTTTTCACAGGCTGGAGAGGATACCTATGATAATCAGCTCACAGATAATGAGGTCACAGAGGATGGTAATATATTaaactggatttttttttttttcactgtaatatcaCTTCTGATGCTTTCAAGTTTTTTCCTTTTGGTTAATATCCATCTGGTGTTTTTTTTTACTCGTAGCTTTTGGAGATGAACAATTTAACTTCAAGATCATCACTGACCCTGCAGACCTGATGAAATTTGTGCAGCATCTCAAAGAGAGCAACAGAAAGGTTAGTGCTGCCTTTAGGTCATGGCACAGTTTACTTTTACCCATAACAATGTATTCATAATTCAGTGACATTTTTGTGCATTTCATTTCAATATGGTTAATTCTGAGTTTGTTCTCAGAAAGCAGAAAATGAAGCCAAACAAGAACGAGAGGAACTCCAAAAcgagaaggaaaaggagagggatgaggagggggatgaagaagAGCATCTCTTGCTGCAGGAGTTTGAGGAGGAGATAGCTGACATCTCAGTACCTTCTGCCAACATTGAGGAAATGAAAGGGGAAATGCAAAAGGAGTTTGACAACATCATAGACGAGGTGCGAACAGACACTAGAGATGCTAGACAAGTGTACAGGCTGTAAATGGGTCTCTGTAAAAGAACAGGTTATTGAGTGCTCAACTACATTATTGGTCAAACATGTGAGGTAGATGGACATCTAAATGACCATTATTTTGTCAACATGTTAATATTTTGATTGATAATGTTGCTTTGTGGGGTTTCTCTTTTTTGTTCTAGGCTCAGCAAGAACTGGAGACCGAAGGTCTGAAGGGGGAGTTTGACCGCACTCAGGCAACCCAGACCCTGGAGGCTACTCTGGACAAGCTGCTGGACCGCCTGGAGGACAAAGAGGCCAGGGACACAGAGGCAGAGCCCCAGACAGAGGGAGGCCAGAGGGCCAACGACCCAGCCAGGGGTAGTCCCAGCCTGGCCCCTCGACAGCCAGGTAACTGGGCTCTCTGCCTGGACCTCCACCCTCTGGGCCTGGCTCTGTGTTCATAGATCATACATCTACATTCCGTGTATATTCATTTCTATGTAGATGTCTGTCATAATTTCTTGTTCCATCTCATGTTCAGTACCTTTATGGAGATTCGCTGTTCAATGCTCAGGAGAGAGTAAAATGGGAGTAGGCTATATCAGTATACTTACAGTCCTATATATAGAGAAAGGGAATCATAGAATACCGGTAGTGAATTGAAAACTCTTGAGTGATCCCACCCACATTGCTGGCTTTAACTCCTACATCCTGTTGCCCTACTTTTACTTGTTGGGAGGTGACCTCTGTTGTTTGTCCCTCTTTTGTCTCGTCACCCCAGACCAAGCGGCTGACGACCTTGTTAAGATCAGAGTTACTAAGTATAAGACAGGCAGCAGTCCCGATGGGGAGGTCAAAGTTCAGGAGATGGGCGAAGGTGACCCCCAGTGGCAGCACATTAAGGACGTGGTTAAAGAACAGCTAGAGAAGGCGGGACTGAAGGCCGAAGGTAGGAAGGGGAGTGCCCAAAAACACACGGcctgtctctcttttcctcctgaTATCTTTAGCGTGTGATCATGTCACTCTTCTCATCTAATTTGGGCTATTTAGGTCAGGTTCCAAAAATAGAAGGGGGTCACTGGCAAAACAGAGCTATGCTTTGCATGATCTCGTATCTGTTGAAATGGGTTTTTAAATTCGCTTCAGATCTCTGGTGTGTGGCAAAGTTAATGTGTGAATATATTATCTGAGGAAGCTTCTGGGTGTGCTTGTCATATTAACATTTCAAAATGGGTTTATCTGATTTTAGGCTGGAGTAGACTGATACTATGTTGcttcttgtgtaaatattttcCGCCGGGATTTTAATGATTTGTATATAGCATTAAATATATTTTAAGAGGTGTAGATGCAACAGTCACACTGTCTCATCCATTTTCATCTGTCTCTTGTGTGCTTTCCATGTCTTGTTTCTATGATCTATTCTCATTTTGTGTGGTATTGTGTCAGAAGCTTTTCAATAGGGTTGCTGACTGACATTCATGTTTGTGCAGAGTTGCACATTTTAAGCTGTCCATATTCTAGTATGTGTGGGCACACGCTTTGGTTTATGTGAAACGCTTGTTAGTATTGTAAAGTTGAAAATTATTTTTTTAAGGTAAAATTGAGGTGAAGATTATAACACAAAGGACAGCTGAGGAGGCTGGGGACCAGTGGTTGACTGAAGAAGATACCAAGTCCTTCAGAGAGCTGCTCATCAACCTACTGGTaattacaattttaaaaaatcaacCTTTTAAAAAAACACTACAGAGTTCTCTTCCGTCTAGAAAAAGGTTTTGATATGTGTTGAAAAATATCTGTAAGGACATTTTCTCTATTTGGTTCAACGACTGCTCTCAAAACCAATATAAGCAATTGATGGAGAGGGAAGCAGTTCAACATTTTGGAAGAGGTTTAAGTAATATATGAGTAATTGTGTGAGTTATTATTTTTGCTCTTCCCTGTATTTCTCTCAGACAGGGGGAACAGAAGAGGTTTACAAGGAGCAAAAGAGACAGCAGGAGTTGGAAAACAACTACAGATTtgtatggggagagagacaggaagaggcccAGTCCACCAGTACTGCACCGGACTCGGACGATGTGGAGTTATGAGCTCTGGGGAGACATTTCCTCGCATCGTGGGAACCAAGCACCTGTGGAGGCTAGGAGACAAGGAGTGTCCCTCTCCCCTGTCAGAGCTCTGAACTCACTGTCAAGTCTCAGCCTCCCCTGGGGCCCCACTGGTAAAACCAGTGTCCACAGACACACCTGTTTCCACACTCAGAAATGTGTTGTGTCCGTGTCAGGCACTTATGTACCTTGCACAAACCAATCCAATTGTCTCAGCTGTGGTAGTGTAATAGTGTCAGGTTTTTTTTTCTCTAGTGAGAGGCTGAAAAAGCATAATTTCAATGTTGATTGCTATCAGTTGGAATCAGAGGGTGAAAAACACCATGGACTGGACAATTTGCACATGTGAAAATGTCTCTTTCTTGGACTGTATATGATGTTGAACTTTCCATTTCTACAGAACTATGATACCCTCTCCTGTATCCACATAGCAGTGCTTATAATTACTCCTCTGTATTTGTTTGCTGCTCTACACTGATTAAATCACCTCAATGAGTGATGCACTGGGGGAACTGACCTGGTATTTACACTTGGCTTCACAACTGGATGAATACAATATGTTTGCAAAAGGAGGGTTTTGTTCAATTTATCTTTTATTTTGTTTTGATTTGTTCTGCAATGTTTAAAGAATGCAGGTTCGAAATCCTGAAAAAGATTGAGACACATGCTGTTGTAGGCTGGGTACCAGTGTCTCCACTCTCTGTACTCCATGTCATGTGCCAAAGAGGCTGGCCTTTCTGCTATCTTCAATGAACAGTCTATTGTTAATGAGCTCGAGCAGATCCTGATTCGATCGGAATTCTTGTCACTTTTTTTCTCCACAGAACATGTTGGGATCCGGTTGCTTTTTTTTGTTTGTCCAGATGAAACCAATCTGTGAAAGTTTCTACAGTAGCACAAGTCTAAATTATCAAACTAAATACATACTGCAATTCCATCAACAAAATGCTTTAATTCAACTTGCTAACAgctaaatgtttaaaaaaaaattgttatAAATTATCGTTCTATTTCCAATGCTCCACATGTTGTCAAGGGAAATATGTTAATTCTGGCAGCCAATGAGCAGCACCCCTGTAAATCCAGCACATATTAAACAGTCTC includes these proteins:
- the LOC124031284 gene encoding protein OS-9-like isoform X1 — its product is MAASVVRWLRGLYVFFLTCQLSVLAFLNLEELNEVKYGIQILPDPVIMGQAKTEEVMLVSSKYKQMYECRLPAQAVRFHQDRASEPDSQGYTGPSIPDLLKPMHTAPCLVKTKDWWTYEFCYGQHIRQYHLEDTDIKGDVLFLGYYDSEFDWNNETAKASKQHRLKRYHSQSYVNGSKCDLNGNPRETEVRFVCEEGSGDYVARVDEPQSCRYVLTVHTTRTCQHPFLRPPYTAKPQGIVCQPALSTQQYMDYVKAQVSDTKRKVEQISEELKTLDEMLAGDEGTDEDSATPTDDPDVLGSDTKDAVLTSEEPEDSDFWEGVTKPGSTTATDTTSEHQAGEDTYDNQLTDNEVTEDAFGDEQFNFKIITDPADLMKFVQHLKESNRKKAENEAKQEREELQNEKEKERDEEGDEEEHLLLQEFEEEIADISVPSANIEEMKGEMQKEFDNIIDEAQQELETEGLKGEFDRTQATQTLEATLDKLLDRLEDKEARDTEAEPQTEGGQRANDPARGSPSLAPRQPDQAADDLVKIRVTKYKTGSSPDGEVKVQEMGEGDPQWQHIKDVVKEQLEKAGLKAEGKIEVKIITQRTAEEAGDQWLTEEDTKSFRELLINLLTGGTEEVYKEQKRQQELENNYRFVWGERQEEAQSTSTAPDSDDVEL
- the LOC124031284 gene encoding protein OS-9-like isoform X2, producing the protein MAASVVRWLRGLYVFFLTCQLSVLAFLNLEELNEVKYGIQILPDPVIMGQAKTEEVMLVSSKYKQMYECRLPAQAVRFHQDRASEPDSQGYTGPSIPDLLKPMHTAPCLVKTKDWWTYEFCYGQHIRQYHLEDTDIKGDVLFLGYYDSEFDWNNETAKASKQHRLKRYHSQSYVNGSKCDLNGNPRETEVRFVCEEGSGDYVARVDEPQSCRYVLTVHTTRTCQHPFLRPPYTAKPQGIVCQPALSTQQYMDYVKAQVSDTKRKVEQISEELKTLDEMLAGDEGTDEDSATPTDDPDVLGSDTKDAVLTSEEPEDSDFWEGVTKPGSTTATDTTSEHQAGEDTYDNQLTDNEVTEDAFGDEQFNFKIITDPADLMKFVQHLKESNRKKAENEAKQEREELQNEKEKERDEEGDEEEHLLLQEFEEEIADISVPSANIEEMKGEMQKEFDNIIDEAQQELETEGLKGEFDRTQATQTLEATLDKLLDRLEDKEARDTEAEPQTEGGQRANDPARGSPSLAPRQPGKIEVKIITQRTAEEAGDQWLTEEDTKSFRELLINLLTGGTEEVYKEQKRQQELENNYRFVWGERQEEAQSTSTAPDSDDVEL